From a region of the Microbacterium sp. nov. GSS16 genome:
- a CDS encoding serine/threonine-protein kinase: MNRTPSPPPQLPGFTYLQPLGAGGFADVFLYEQEMPRRKVAVKVLLADRITTGAAQEFTDEANVMAMLSTHPAIVTIYQAGVAGDGRPYLVMEYCPRPNLQARARREPFSVAEALRVGIQVAGAVETAHRAGVLHRDIKPANILVTEYNRPALTDFGIASTTGAVTEAAGMSIPWSPPESFAEPPRSGPRTDVYALGATVYTLLAGRSPFERPAERNTSADLIERIERMALPVLARADSPASLQATLERSMAKNPDDRYPSAVAFARALQKVQIELAHSVTPIDIVDEHPSSDELRDDDDGLTRVREVQSISPDTPAATRPSAATEPRLAGGGMLGVPRFEAPAPQAAEEHTVRRGAAPEAPADDDDRTLLRPPTILTPSAPSAPGAPGTSSPAPPEHTTPALADETPSSNRRGVGPWLWAAAAAVVIVVGGGIWLGGSLSTARPTAAPVDDEPAPQDVISGIVPPVDDLTGTRSGDTVTFTWSNPSPEEGDSYIWAEVTLDGTMQAQTTEKTTVTLEGSHPGRTCIEVSLVRADRRSAQEVRECVE, translated from the coding sequence ATGAATCGCACGCCGTCGCCTCCGCCGCAGCTGCCCGGCTTCACGTATCTGCAGCCGCTGGGAGCGGGCGGGTTCGCCGACGTCTTCCTGTACGAGCAGGAGATGCCCCGCCGAAAGGTCGCGGTCAAGGTGCTTCTCGCCGACCGCATCACCACGGGAGCCGCGCAGGAGTTCACCGACGAGGCCAACGTGATGGCCATGCTGTCGACCCACCCCGCGATCGTCACCATCTACCAGGCAGGGGTGGCCGGTGACGGCCGGCCGTACCTCGTGATGGAGTACTGTCCTCGACCGAACCTGCAGGCCCGGGCGCGACGCGAACCGTTCTCGGTCGCCGAAGCGCTGCGTGTCGGCATCCAGGTGGCCGGAGCCGTCGAGACCGCGCATCGCGCAGGAGTGCTGCACCGCGACATCAAGCCGGCGAACATCCTCGTCACCGAGTACAACCGGCCCGCGCTCACCGACTTCGGAATCGCATCGACCACCGGTGCCGTCACCGAGGCCGCGGGCATGTCGATCCCGTGGTCGCCGCCGGAGTCTTTCGCCGAGCCGCCGCGCAGCGGGCCTCGCACCGACGTGTACGCCCTCGGCGCCACGGTGTACACGCTGCTCGCCGGTCGTTCGCCGTTCGAACGCCCCGCCGAGCGCAACACGAGCGCCGATCTCATTGAGCGCATCGAGCGCATGGCCCTGCCCGTGCTGGCGCGCGCCGACTCCCCGGCCAGTCTCCAGGCGACGCTCGAGCGATCGATGGCGAAGAACCCCGACGACCGCTACCCGAGCGCGGTGGCTTTCGCGCGGGCTCTGCAGAAGGTGCAGATCGAGCTCGCGCACTCCGTCACCCCGATCGACATCGTCGACGAGCATCCGTCCTCCGACGAGCTGCGCGACGACGACGACGGACTCACCCGCGTGCGGGAGGTGCAGTCCATCAGTCCAGACACACCCGCGGCGACCCGGCCGTCGGCGGCGACCGAGCCCCGTCTCGCCGGGGGCGGGATGCTCGGGGTGCCGCGATTCGAAGCCCCAGCGCCGCAGGCCGCCGAAGAGCACACCGTGCGGCGTGGTGCCGCGCCCGAGGCCCCGGCTGACGACGACGATCGCACTCTGCTGCGCCCTCCGACGATCCTCACTCCCAGCGCGCCGAGCGCACCCGGAGCGCCCGGCACGTCTTCGCCGGCGCCGCCCGAGCACACCACCCCTGCGCTCGCGGACGAGACCCCCTCGTCGAACCGGCGCGGGGTGGGGCCGTGGCTGTGGGCGGCCGCAGCCGCGGTGGTCATCGTGGTCGGCGGAGGAATCTGGCTGGGCGGCAGTCTCAGCACGGCTCGGCCGACGGCCGCGCCGGTCGATGACGAGCCGGCGCCGCAGGACGTCATCTCGGGCATCGTCCCTCCCGTCGACGACCTGACCGGCACGCGCAGTGGCGACACGGTGACCTTCACATGGAGCAACCCCAGCCCCGAAGAGGGTGATTCGTACATCTGGGCCGAGGTGACGCTCGACGGCACGATGCAGGCGCAGACCACCGAGAAGACGACCGTGACCCTCGAGGGGTCGCATCCCGGCCGCACGTGCATCGAGGTCAGCCTGGTGCGTGCAGATCGCCGCTCCGCGCAGGAAGTGAGGGAGTGCGTCGAATGA
- a CDS encoding FHA domain-containing protein encodes MNQFAYRPGSWQVVAEEHGMIAVPGDTPTERLAALTEMMRSGAPQLTEVIDVLGGGTMATLGSFAVALLGEDSARLAVRGDIRVTVTGVDGDEVVSGAEISTWTERYFTHPRSFTVSLEEAHSDTSLVVRSGTVLASSVAFPHGDQPAASATAAPGVAEPVEAGAGDVAPPEDAAPAEKTDQQPADAGNAAFPAQAGVLATAAQAEGTPVDEVPADEVPADEVPAAEAPAAEAPAATESADEAPAATESADEAPAATESADEAPADAPGAEQGDAAEEASGSGAEHPELVQTEAMPVTTASDPSGVDAGFPTLIPTEYTFAPAPPSIAEDDVLDATVHSAPRGPAAPPAELAGDHDGSTISLAELRRMREAAGDAPQQTTGTSGPDTPTEVLPAVGAPAAGHGSARLSSGQVVTLDRTVIIGRRPRATRASGDSLPHLVAVESPQQDISRSHLEIRPEGDSVVVIDLHTTNGSTLMRPGADPVRLHPGEHTLVLSGDVVDLGDGVTVSFEGLT; translated from the coding sequence ATGAACCAGTTCGCGTACCGACCCGGCAGCTGGCAGGTGGTCGCCGAAGAGCACGGGATGATCGCCGTTCCGGGCGACACTCCGACGGAGCGACTCGCAGCCCTCACCGAGATGATGCGCTCGGGTGCTCCGCAGCTCACCGAGGTCATCGATGTGCTCGGTGGGGGGACGATGGCGACGCTCGGCTCGTTCGCCGTCGCGCTGCTGGGTGAGGACTCCGCCCGTCTCGCCGTGCGCGGCGACATTCGCGTCACCGTGACCGGGGTGGACGGCGATGAGGTCGTGTCGGGCGCTGAGATCAGCACCTGGACCGAGCGCTACTTCACTCACCCGCGCTCCTTCACCGTGTCTCTGGAGGAGGCGCACTCGGACACGTCGCTGGTCGTGCGGTCGGGTACGGTGCTGGCGTCGTCGGTCGCGTTCCCCCACGGCGACCAGCCCGCCGCATCCGCCACCGCGGCGCCGGGAGTGGCCGAACCGGTCGAGGCAGGAGCGGGTGACGTCGCACCCCCGGAGGACGCGGCGCCCGCAGAGAAGACGGATCAGCAGCCGGCGGATGCCGGTAACGCGGCGTTCCCCGCCCAGGCCGGCGTGCTCGCGACGGCGGCTCAGGCCGAAGGAACGCCGGTCGACGAAGTGCCGGCCGACGAAGTGCCGGCCGACGAAGTACCGGCCGCTGAAGCGCCGGCCGCTGAAGCGCCGGCCGCCACCGAGTCTGCGGACGAAGCGCCGGCCGCCACCGAGTCTGCGGACGAAGCGCCGGCCGCCACCGAGTCTGCGGACGAGGCGCCGGCTGATGCCCCGGGTGCCGAACAGGGCGACGCGGCAGAGGAGGCGAGCGGCAGCGGCGCGGAGCACCCCGAGCTCGTGCAGACCGAGGCGATGCCCGTGACAACCGCATCCGATCCCTCCGGCGTCGACGCCGGCTTCCCGACCCTGATCCCGACGGAGTACACCTTCGCGCCCGCCCCGCCGTCGATCGCGGAGGACGACGTGCTCGACGCCACCGTCCATTCCGCGCCCCGGGGGCCCGCAGCCCCGCCCGCTGAGCTCGCGGGCGACCACGACGGCTCGACGATCTCGCTCGCCGAGCTGCGGCGCATGCGCGAAGCGGCAGGCGACGCGCCTCAGCAGACGACGGGAACCTCGGGGCCCGACACCCCGACCGAGGTGCTGCCGGCCGTCGGAGCACCCGCTGCCGGCCACGGCTCCGCGCGCCTGTCGAGCGGCCAGGTCGTCACGCTCGACCGCACCGTGATCATCGGTCGCCGTCCGCGCGCCACGCGTGCGAGCGGCGACAGCCTGCCGCACCTCGTCGCCGTCGAGAGCCCCCAGCAGGACATCTCGCGCAGTCATCTCGAGATCCGTCCCGAGGGCGACTCGGTGGTGGTCATCGACCTGCACACCACGAACGGCTCGACCCTGATGCGCCCCGGCGCCGACCCCGTGCGGCTGCACCCCGGCGAGCACACGCTCGTGCTCAGCGGCGACGTCGTCGATCTCGGCGACGGGGTCACCGTCTCATTCGAGGGACTCACATGA
- a CDS encoding PP2C family protein-serine/threonine phosphatase: MTAPVLVNSGAATHTGRRRVLNEDAQLASAPVFIVADGMGGHEAGERASAAVVDEFATLVGREALSLDDVRQTLARAREVVEHLATSGDSRAGTTLSGVVISSVDGLGYWLAVNIGDSRTYRFADGEMERITVDHSVIQELLDSGELSPQDAPNDARRNIITRAIGAGSTGDADFWLFPAERGDRMLVCSDGLTSEIGEARIREVLQSEPDPQRAAAQLTAEAVQAGGRDNVTVVVVDAVSVASRPGTIVLSDVDDDTRPRESGNGGAR; this comes from the coding sequence ATGACCGCGCCCGTGCTCGTCAACTCCGGCGCGGCGACGCACACCGGCCGGCGTCGCGTGCTCAACGAGGACGCGCAACTGGCATCCGCACCCGTCTTCATCGTCGCCGACGGAATGGGCGGTCACGAGGCGGGGGAGCGTGCGAGCGCGGCCGTCGTCGACGAGTTCGCGACCCTCGTCGGCCGGGAGGCTCTGAGCCTCGACGATGTCCGTCAGACCCTGGCCAGGGCGCGCGAGGTGGTCGAGCATCTCGCGACATCCGGCGACTCGCGTGCCGGCACCACGCTCAGCGGTGTCGTCATCTCCTCGGTGGACGGGCTCGGGTACTGGCTCGCCGTCAACATCGGCGACTCGCGCACATACCGCTTCGCCGACGGCGAGATGGAGCGCATCACCGTCGACCACTCGGTCATCCAGGAGCTGCTCGACTCGGGCGAGTTGAGCCCGCAAGACGCACCGAACGACGCCAGGCGCAACATCATCACCCGGGCGATCGGGGCCGGCAGCACCGGCGACGCCGACTTCTGGCTGTTCCCCGCCGAGCGCGGCGATCGGATGCTCGTCTGCTCGGACGGCCTGACATCCGAGATCGGCGAAGCGCGCATCCGGGAGGTGCTGCAGAGCGAGCCCGATCCGCAGCGTGCAGCCGCGCAGCTCACCGCCGAGGCGGTGCAGGCGGGCGGTCGCGACAACGTCACCGTCGTGGTCGTCGACGCCGTCTCGGTCGCCTCCCGACCCGGGACGATCGTGCTCTCGGACGTCGACGACGACACCCGGCCGCGGGAATCAGGGAATGGAGGGGCTCGATGA
- a CDS encoding RDD family protein: MTTIPLGDVAPISRRVIAYIIDALIAAVLPMLALVVTVTMTVGALQNPESAAGAMISVAVASGVFGLLMLAWFVIYTLMQTGRGSIGMRAQRIRLVGAADLAPISFWRALLRNIVFAVTGAFVVGMFSPLFDGSGRYQGWHDKVGGAVLMDAAAVPARDAAAPVVPTTTAVAAPPAPPATAGRLGSATPPAAPAPYASAQPDAVGETVVAPRPAPAGPGSGSGAAAPDQTVSAPRAGREAAGDPLISFVPGVTQPGRPAAPPAAAAPAAPAAPAPPAPAARAATPAAPAVPAAAPAGPAVPAAAPAGPAAPADPAAVAPAPAPDEPAPLAPSAVVAPTTMPADDDLESTRISIPGHRLVFTWDDGQRVTVSGRTVFGRNPEQEPGAVVISVRDETLSLSKTHFEAASEPSGGWIMDRQSTNGTVVVRDGVRIACPPGQRVPLRLGDAVEIGDRILTIGGFA; this comes from the coding sequence ATGACGACGATTCCCCTCGGCGACGTCGCGCCGATCTCGCGACGGGTGATCGCCTACATCATCGATGCGCTGATCGCCGCCGTGCTGCCGATGCTCGCCCTGGTCGTCACCGTGACCATGACGGTCGGCGCGCTGCAGAACCCCGAGTCGGCCGCCGGCGCGATGATCTCCGTGGCGGTCGCCTCGGGTGTGTTCGGGCTTCTGATGCTCGCGTGGTTCGTCATCTATACGCTCATGCAGACCGGACGCGGGTCGATCGGCATGCGTGCGCAGCGCATCAGGCTGGTCGGCGCTGCCGACCTCGCTCCGATCTCCTTCTGGCGGGCCCTGCTACGCAACATCGTCTTCGCCGTGACCGGCGCGTTCGTCGTGGGAATGTTCTCCCCGCTGTTCGACGGCTCCGGCCGCTACCAGGGCTGGCATGACAAAGTCGGCGGCGCGGTGCTGATGGATGCCGCAGCCGTGCCCGCACGGGATGCCGCAGCGCCCGTGGTGCCGACGACCACCGCCGTCGCCGCGCCGCCCGCCCCGCCGGCGACCGCTGGACGACTCGGTTCCGCGACGCCTCCTGCCGCGCCTGCGCCGTACGCGTCAGCGCAGCCGGATGCCGTCGGCGAGACGGTCGTCGCGCCCCGGCCCGCCCCGGCCGGACCGGGGTCGGGCTCGGGTGCCGCAGCGCCCGACCAGACCGTCTCGGCTCCGCGTGCCGGGCGCGAAGCGGCCGGAGACCCCCTGATCTCGTTCGTCCCCGGTGTCACGCAGCCCGGCCGGCCCGCGGCTCCGCCGGCTGCGGCTGCTCCGGCTGCTCCTGCTGCTCCTGCTCCGCCGGCTCCCGCTGCCCGGGCTGCTACTCCGGCTGCCCCCGCTGTTCCGGCTGCTGCGCCGGCCGGCCCCGCTGTTCCGGCTGCTGCGCCGGCCGGCCCCGCTGCTCCCGCCGATCCCGCCGCCGTCGCACCGGCCCCCGCTCCCGACGAACCTGCGCCACTCGCACCGTCGGCTGTCGTCGCGCCCACCACGATGCCCGCCGACGACGACCTCGAGTCGACGCGGATCAGCATCCCCGGCCACCGCCTCGTGTTCACGTGGGACGACGGACAACGCGTGACTGTGTCTGGTCGCACGGTGTTCGGGCGCAACCCCGAGCAGGAGCCCGGTGCTGTGGTGATCTCCGTGCGCGATGAGACCCTGTCGCTGTCGAAGACGCACTTCGAGGCGGCATCAGAGCCGTCGGGTGGCTGGATCATGGACCGGCAGTCGACCAACGGCACCGTGGTCGTGCGCGATGGCGTGCGCATCGCGTGCCCGCCAGGGCAGCGCGTGCCGCTGCGATTGGGAGACGCTGTCGAGATCGGCGACCGCATCCTCACGATCGGCGGCTTCGCATGA
- a CDS encoding transglutaminase domain-containing protein, with the protein MTAPITASSRLRRGWILDLAAVGLLLLAALAGFWTTFAGPGFVPAAVGGVALGLAVAGVCAWRGWGILIITAATVAVYFLFGGALALPHTTLLGVIPTVDTLAGLATGVVTSWKQLLTTVAPVSPADGHLLVPFLIGLVASVLAASLALRLRHLAWSLLPIVGALFLVIALGVPTAAFPLVQGIVIAGAAAGWLSLRSWWAPQSSAVNVSEADPARARYMRTRRLVGALAVVAVAAGAGAGVNAVTADAGPRHVFRDAIIPPFNIRDYASPMQSFRKTVRDQKTKTLFTVTGLPEDGRVRLAAMDGWDGVVYNVTDGGPGSSSAFLPLRSDMATGVDGVPAQLHFEIADYSGVWLPGTTVVDDVEFEGARADELRRSAYSNPATDTTVVTAKLKKGDAYTVDAVIAPKAGDEQLKDAKFASIKQKVSSYSPEDLSAKAADIVTDAETPIEQARALETYFAEGGFFSHGLEGEVLSRAGHTAERISTLLGGDQMIGDDEQYAVAMALAAQEVGIPVRVVMGYYPDADRKKEPVFAATGDDVHAWVEIAFEGFGWIPFDPTPPEDKVPQDQNTKPRVDPKPQVLQPPPPPQEPVDLPPTVPDDRKPEDDSLNVLGIIGIILAIAGVSLGVLLLLASPFIVIGAWKAARRRARRNAERHSDRISGGWDELTDRAIDHGARIPPGGTRVEEAGVVASALTLPAATALAERADGQVFGPGEPTTEEVEAFWREVDEAVIGMRGATTFWGRVKARLSVRSLTGNGRMSERLQELRDAAAARVRREPGNIDRNSPTSESETP; encoded by the coding sequence ATGACCGCTCCGATCACCGCCTCCTCCCGGCTGCGCCGCGGCTGGATCCTCGATCTGGCCGCCGTCGGGCTGCTTCTGCTCGCCGCGCTCGCCGGCTTCTGGACGACGTTCGCCGGCCCCGGCTTCGTGCCGGCCGCCGTCGGCGGGGTCGCCCTGGGACTCGCCGTCGCAGGCGTCTGCGCGTGGCGCGGCTGGGGCATCCTCATCATCACCGCTGCGACGGTCGCGGTGTACTTCCTCTTCGGCGGCGCCCTCGCGCTGCCGCACACGACGCTGCTCGGCGTCATCCCCACCGTCGACACCCTGGCGGGCCTGGCGACGGGCGTGGTCACGTCGTGGAAGCAGCTGCTGACCACGGTCGCCCCGGTCTCGCCCGCCGACGGTCACCTGCTCGTGCCCTTCCTGATCGGCCTGGTGGCGAGCGTGCTCGCGGCGTCGCTCGCGCTGCGTCTGCGTCACCTGGCGTGGTCGCTGCTGCCCATCGTCGGCGCGCTGTTCCTGGTGATCGCGCTCGGCGTGCCCACCGCCGCCTTCCCGCTCGTGCAGGGCATCGTGATCGCCGGTGCGGCCGCGGGCTGGCTGTCGCTGCGCTCGTGGTGGGCACCGCAGTCGTCGGCGGTGAACGTCAGCGAAGCCGATCCCGCCAGGGCGAGGTACATGCGCACCCGCCGACTCGTGGGCGCTCTGGCGGTCGTCGCCGTGGCGGCCGGCGCCGGCGCCGGAGTGAACGCGGTGACGGCGGATGCCGGCCCCCGCCACGTCTTCCGCGACGCCATCATCCCGCCGTTCAACATCCGCGACTACGCGAGCCCGATGCAGAGCTTCCGCAAGACGGTGCGCGACCAGAAGACCAAGACGCTGTTCACAGTGACCGGATTGCCCGAAGACGGCCGGGTGCGCCTGGCGGCGATGGACGGCTGGGACGGCGTGGTCTACAACGTCACCGACGGCGGGCCGGGTTCGTCCAGCGCGTTCCTGCCCCTGCGCAGCGACATGGCCACCGGAGTCGACGGGGTCCCCGCACAGCTTCACTTCGAGATCGCCGACTACTCGGGGGTGTGGCTGCCGGGCACCACGGTCGTCGACGACGTCGAGTTCGAGGGAGCGCGGGCCGACGAGCTGCGCCGCAGCGCCTACAGCAACCCGGCGACCGACACGACCGTCGTCACCGCGAAGCTCAAGAAGGGCGACGCGTACACGGTCGACGCCGTCATCGCGCCGAAGGCCGGCGACGAGCAGCTCAAAGACGCGAAGTTCGCCAGCATCAAGCAGAAGGTGTCGTCGTACTCGCCGGAGGACCTCTCGGCGAAGGCGGCCGACATCGTGACCGACGCCGAGACTCCCATCGAGCAGGCCAGGGCGCTCGAGACGTACTTCGCCGAAGGCGGGTTCTTCAGCCACGGGCTCGAGGGAGAGGTGCTCTCGCGGGCGGGGCACACCGCCGAGCGGATCAGCACGCTTCTCGGTGGCGACCAGATGATCGGCGACGACGAGCAGTACGCCGTCGCGATGGCTCTGGCCGCGCAGGAGGTCGGCATTCCCGTGCGGGTCGTCATGGGCTACTACCCGGATGCCGATCGCAAGAAGGAGCCGGTGTTCGCCGCCACCGGCGACGACGTGCACGCCTGGGTCGAGATCGCCTTCGAGGGATTCGGCTGGATCCCGTTTGACCCAACCCCACCCGAGGACAAGGTCCCTCAGGATCAGAACACGAAGCCGCGCGTCGACCCCAAGCCGCAGGTGCTGCAGCCGCCGCCTCCGCCCCAGGAGCCGGTCGATCTGCCGCCGACGGTGCCCGATGACCGCAAGCCCGAGGACGACAGCCTCAACGTCCTCGGCATCATCGGCATCATCCTCGCGATCGCGGGAGTCTCGCTCGGCGTGCTTCTGCTGCTCGCGTCGCCGTTCATCGTGATCGGAGCATGGAAGGCCGCCAGGCGCCGAGCGCGTCGCAACGCCGAGCGCCACTCCGATCGGATCAGCGGCGGGTGGGATGAGCTGACCGACCGCGCGATCGATCACGGCGCTCGCATCCCCCCTGGCGGCACCCGGGTCGAAGAGGCCGGTGTCGTGGCATCCGCCCTCACGCTCCCGGCGGCCACCGCGCTGGCGGAGCGGGCGGACGGCCAGGTCTTCGGACCCGGCGAGCCGACCACCGAGGAGGTCGAGGCCTTCTGGCGCGAGGTCGACGAGGCCGTGATCGGGATGCGCGGTGCAACAACGTTCTGGGGCCGGGTCAAAGCCAGACTCAGCGTGCGCTCGCTGACCGGGAACGGCCGGATGAGCGAACGCCTCCAAGAGCTGAGGGACGCGGCCGCCGCGCGCGTGCGCCGTGAACCTGGCAACATCGACAGGAACAGCCCGACGTCCGAGAGCGAGACCCCATGA
- a CDS encoding DUF58 domain-containing protein gives MAQATVAEAGASAGQQAGWRDVVAVLGGRALRRLQSAARVVRPLGWMLVALTVLFWIVGAVQGWRELVVAAWVLAFVLVICALFLIGRTQYDVSLDLARTRVVVGERAIGALKLENRGTRAILPSRVVLPVGAGRGEFSIQRLAAGQSAEELFAIPTQRRGVVEVGPVSVVRGDPLGVFERAHRRDDPVDLFVHPRTVLFGGQSLGFLRDLEGLPAADLSRDDVSFHALLEYQPGDDLRHVHWRSTARTGTMMVRQFEETRRSHFVIGLSRSRGDYRDEEEFELGVSIAGSIGLRALQDSQRVDVRVQGRELASGTGKQLLDSLSTVEQSKAREGGIAELAGVVSAAMPLASVVVLVCGATVDVEDLRRACARLPFGARALAVVARSGLDTPELRRIGEADVVTVGALDQLPVALQRVLA, from the coding sequence ATGGCGCAGGCGACGGTGGCGGAGGCAGGGGCCTCCGCAGGGCAGCAGGCGGGCTGGCGCGACGTCGTCGCCGTGCTCGGCGGACGCGCGCTGCGGCGCCTCCAGTCGGCCGCACGAGTCGTGCGTCCTCTCGGATGGATGCTGGTGGCGCTGACCGTGCTGTTCTGGATCGTCGGCGCGGTGCAGGGATGGCGTGAGCTGGTCGTCGCCGCGTGGGTGCTGGCGTTCGTGCTGGTCATCTGCGCGCTCTTCCTCATCGGCCGCACGCAGTACGACGTGTCGCTCGATCTGGCGCGCACCCGGGTCGTCGTGGGTGAACGCGCGATCGGGGCGCTCAAGCTCGAGAACCGCGGCACCAGGGCAATCCTCCCGTCGCGGGTCGTGCTGCCCGTCGGCGCCGGCCGCGGCGAGTTCTCGATCCAGCGCCTGGCCGCCGGGCAGAGCGCGGAGGAGCTGTTCGCCATCCCCACCCAGCGCCGCGGCGTGGTCGAGGTGGGCCCGGTGAGCGTCGTGCGCGGCGACCCCCTCGGCGTCTTCGAGCGCGCCCACCGTCGCGACGATCCCGTCGATCTGTTCGTGCATCCCCGCACGGTGCTGTTCGGCGGTCAGTCGCTCGGCTTCCTGCGCGATCTCGAGGGGCTGCCCGCCGCCGATCTCTCGCGCGACGACGTCTCGTTCCACGCCCTGCTCGAGTACCAGCCGGGTGACGACCTGCGTCACGTCCACTGGCGCTCCACGGCGCGCACCGGCACCATGATGGTGCGCCAGTTCGAGGAGACGCGTCGGTCGCATTTCGTGATCGGGCTCTCGCGCTCGCGCGGCGACTACCGCGACGAGGAGGAGTTCGAGCTGGGCGTCTCGATCGCCGGCTCCATCGGCCTGCGCGCGCTGCAGGACTCGCAGCGCGTGGACGTGCGCGTGCAGGGCCGGGAGCTGGCATCCGGAACCGGCAAGCAGCTGCTCGACTCGCTGTCGACCGTCGAGCAGTCCAAAGCGCGCGAGGGCGGCATCGCCGAGCTCGCGGGCGTGGTGTCGGCTGCGATGCCGCTCGCCAGCGTGGTCGTGCTGGTGTGCGGCGCCACCGTCGACGTCGAGGACCTGCGTCGCGCCTGCGCCCGGCTCCCGTTCGGGGCACGCGCGCTCGCCGTCGTCGCGCGCTCGGGCCTTGACACCCCCGAGCTGCGCCGCATCGGCGAAGCGGATGTCGTGACCGTCGGCGCCCTCGACCAGCTCCCCGTCGCTCTGCAGAGGGTTCTCGCATGA
- a CDS encoding AAA family ATPase — protein sequence MSMTPEQAAWFHGTFHRLVENVDKALQGKSEVVSLVVAAMLAEGHVLLEDAPGTGKTSLAKALAATVQGTSSRIQFTPDLLPSDVTGVTIYDQREHRFEFHKGPIFASIVLADEINRASPKTQSALLEVMEESRVTVDGVTHEAGRPFLVIATQNPVEQAGTYKLPEAQLDRFLIKTSIGYPDLDVAERILAGASQRNPSAGLAAVITTSAVADMADLGASVHVEPAVLRYTAELAEATRADSAIRLGVSVRGAIAMIRIAKVWAAAHGRHYVLPDDIKALARPVWQHRLLLDAEAEFAGTTADSVIGRVLENVAAPQARAAV from the coding sequence ATGAGCATGACCCCCGAACAGGCCGCCTGGTTCCACGGCACCTTCCACCGCCTCGTCGAGAACGTCGACAAGGCTCTGCAGGGCAAGAGCGAGGTCGTCAGCCTCGTCGTCGCAGCCATGCTCGCCGAGGGGCACGTGCTGCTCGAAGACGCGCCCGGCACGGGCAAGACCAGCCTCGCCAAGGCACTCGCCGCCACCGTGCAGGGCACCAGCTCGCGCATCCAGTTCACCCCCGACCTGCTGCCGTCTGACGTCACCGGTGTGACGATCTACGATCAGCGCGAGCACCGCTTCGAGTTCCACAAGGGGCCGATCTTCGCGTCGATCGTGCTCGCCGACGAGATCAACCGAGCATCCCCCAAGACCCAGTCGGCGCTGCTCGAGGTCATGGAGGAGTCGCGGGTCACCGTCGACGGGGTGACCCACGAGGCCGGGCGCCCGTTCCTCGTCATCGCCACCCAGAACCCCGTCGAGCAGGCCGGGACGTACAAGCTCCCCGAGGCGCAGCTCGACCGGTTCCTGATTAAGACGTCGATCGGGTACCCCGACCTCGATGTCGCCGAGCGGATCCTCGCCGGCGCGTCGCAGCGCAACCCCTCGGCCGGACTGGCGGCGGTGATCACGACCAGCGCGGTCGCCGACATGGCCGACCTCGGCGCCAGCGTGCACGTCGAGCCGGCGGTGCTGCGGTACACGGCCGAGCTCGCCGAGGCGACACGCGCCGATTCCGCCATCCGTCTGGGCGTGTCCGTGCGTGGTGCGATCGCGATGATCCGCATCGCGAAGGTGTGGGCCGCCGCTCACGGCAGGCACTACGTCCTTCCCGACGACATCAAGGCGCTCGCCCGCCCCGTCTGGCAGCACCGTCTGCTGCTCGACGCCGAGGCGGAGTTCGCCGGCACGACGGCCGACAGCGTCATCGGTCGCGTTCTCGAGAACGTCGCAGCTCCCCAGGCCCGCGCCGCGGTCTGA